The following nucleotide sequence is from Dyella sp. BiH032.
ATTTGACCACGTGTCGCGGTCGGAAATCCCGCACCGCCCGGCGGAACCGTCGCAGGGGTTCGGGCGGCGGGCTGTCATGGGCATAGCGCAGGTCGAGGTAGCTCCTCATCAGTTGGTCGAGCTGCGCGCGCTGTCCGGGCAGGGCCCGGGCAGCGCGCTGCAGGTAATGCTGCGGGCCCTCGCTGCTCCTGCGCGCCACGCCGGCTCCGGCCAGCTTGCGTTCCAGCGCGCGCATCGCGGCCCTCAGGGGGTCTTCGTCGCGCCGCCGCCACAAGGCCCAGGCCAGGCCGAGCAAGGCGAACGCGACGCTGCTGGCCGCCAGCAGCGCGCTCAGGGTGAACGTATCCGTGTTGCGGACGCCGAATGGCGTGAGGAGCCCGCGTTGCCTGAGTGCGTCGAACCCGATAACGCCTTCGCTCCACCAGCGGTTGACGACGTCCCAGCGGTTCCTCAGGTCGCGTAGCCACGAAAGCCCCTGCCAGCCGGACTGCCCGGCGGAGGCGGCCGCGGCGGCTCCTAGGCTCACCCGTTCCGGGCGCACGGCGGCGGTGGGATCGACCCGGACCCAGCCGCGCCCGGCCAGCCACACCTCGCTCCAGGCGTGGGCGTCGGACTGGCGAACCAGCAGATATTGGCCGAGCTTGTTCCAATAGCCGCCCTGGTAGCCGGTAACCACCCGGGCGGGCACGCCGGCCGCGCGCATCAGCACGGTGAAGGCCGAGGCGTAGTGTTCGCAGAATCCTTCGTGAGTGGAGAACAGGAAATCGTCGACCGCGTCGCGGCCCAGCGGCGCAGGCGCCAGCGTGTAGCTGAAGCCGCCATCGTGGAACATCGACAGCGCCGTCTTCATGATGGATTCGCTGCGATCGCCGAAGGTCTGCCGCCACTGCGCGGCCAGGGCCAGGGTGCGCGGATTGAACCCGGCGGGAAGCTGCAGGGCGCGCCGGCGGGAGATCTCGTCGAGCTCGGGCTGCAGTCGGTAGCGCACGGCCGAGCGTACTTCGTAGGTCAGCGGATCCTGCACGGGCTTGGCGCTGGTCAGCTCGTGGTCCGTTCCCAAGATAGCCTTGGGAGGCGCCTCGAGCGGCACGTCCAGTGCGGGCAGGATGCGCTGGTTCGTCGGTTCCAGCGAGATCCGGTAGCCGATGCTGTCCTGGTAATCCACGGGCACGGGCTGCCGTCCTGTCGGCAGGGAAGTCCAGCGGCGGCCGTCGTACTGCCACATGACGTAGGCGCGGAAGTAGCGCTGCTCGGGCGGCGGCAGGCCGCCGTCGAAGCTGGCCCGGAGTGCCGGGTGGTCATCCGTCAGCAGGTCGACGAAATCGCCGGGCGACATGCGATCGCTCAGGCCTGTGCGCGCCTGTGCGGAAGGCGGCGCGCCCCATAGCGGCGAGTCCAGCCGGGGCACCAGCACGAAGGCCAGCAGCGAGAGTGGCAGGGCGGCTGCCAGCAGGCCGATGGCCGGCAGCATTTCGCGCGGAAGCGTGGTCGGCAGGCGTGCCGGCTGCAGCGCGCGCAGTGTCGCGATCGCCGGCAACAGGCCGAGGGTGACCACGAAGGTGGCGACCATGCCCTGGTCGGCCAGCAACGCGGCCATCAGGGTGAAGCAGGCGAAGGCCACCGCCACCTTGGCGTCGCGCGGTGTTTCGGTTTCCAGCAACTTGAGCACCAGCAGGCCGACCGCCAGCGCCGAGCCTGGCTCGCGGCCGAAGATGTTGCCGTAGTGGAAGATCACCGTGGCCGCGAGCAATGCCACCAGCGGCAGCTTGAGATAGACCGGCGCCTTGCCGGGGCGCCGCCGCCGCTGCCACCAGCGCAGGGCCAATACCGCGGCCAGGGCGGCAACCAGCCAGATCGGCAGATGCATGGCGTGCAGGATCAGCACCACGCCTGCCGACAGACACAGCAGGTCGAAGGTGCGCGCATCCAGCGGTGCTTCCGGATGAGAACGGCGGAACAGGCCGATCATGGCAACCGCGCCAGGGCGTTCATGCAGCGCACGTAATGCGCAGGACCGGAGCCGTGGCCGATCTCTTCCCCCGGCAGCCACAAACTGAAGGGCACGCCTTGCGCTTCGGCCTCGCCCAGCCAGCGGGCCAGGCGGGCGATGCGCGTTTCACTGTCCAGGTGCCGCAGATCGCGCCAGTCCAGGCGCCACTCCTGGCGCGGACGCGGCTGCTCGAAATCTTTCACGAGCAGGCCTTCATGGCGTGCGCTGGCCTTCCAGGCGATGCGGCGCTGCGGATCGCCAGCGCGGTAGTCGCGTAAAGCCGCCAGGTCGTCGCCCTGGTGCAGGCGCTGATGCGTGGGATCGTCGCTGGGCGAGCGTGGCGGCGGCCCTGCCGCTTCCGGCCTGGGCCATACCAGCACCGACATGTCCGGATAAAGCCAGCTCCATGCGCGGAACAGGCCGAGCGGCCAACTGCTCCACAACTGGATGCGCGGCAGCGGTTGCCAGCCGCGCATGCTGGTCTGCAGCGGGACTTTGACGGCGAGCTGCTCGCGCTCGGGAATGGCGAAGGCGTGGGTTTGGCCATCCACCTCCACCCGGATCGCTTGGCGGGTACGCAGGCCGGCGTCGACGTACAGCTGCAGCGGCATGGGCTCCCCGGCAATCGCGTGGCCGGCCTGGATGGCCGTGAGCCGCAGCCCGTCGAGCGCGCGGAACGCCACCAGCATGCTCGCGGCGCAGGCGGCGGCCAGCAGGCAGGTGAGGAGCAGGGCCGCGTTGTTGGCGTAATTGAGCGAGCCGGCAAGCATGATCAGCAGCAGCACGCCGAAGGCGACGCCGAGCCCGCTGGGCACGATATAAATGCGACGCCGATGCAGCTCGATCGGCAGGCTTTCCGGCTTCCGGTAGCGCGTCAGCGCGGGCAGCCGCCGTTCGGCCCAGTGCTGGAAGCGGCGATAGGTCTCGGCCACGCCCATGGCCATCAACCCACCGCCACCTCGGCGAGCAGCTGGCGCGCGAGCGTGTCGCCGTTGGCGCCGCGTGCCGGCACCAGGCGGTGCGCGGCGAGCGGCACGAACAGCGCCTGCACGTCTTCCGGCAGGACATGCCCGCGGCCGGACAGCATGGCCCAGGTGCGCGAAGCATTGAGCAGGGCCAGCCCGGCGCGCGGAGACAGGCCGACGCGGATGTCCGCGTGCCGGCGGCTGGCTGCGAGCAGCGCCTGCAGATAATCGAGCAGCGCCGGGCTGGCGGTGATCGCCTGGGCCTGGCGATGCAGCGCCGCCAGCGCCGGACCGTCGAGCTTCGGCCCGAGCTGCGCGAGCAGGTCGCGCCGGTCGCTGCCGGTGAGCAGGGCGCGTTCCGCCGCGGCGTCGGGATAGTCCAGCGAGAGGCGCAGCATGAAGCGGTCGAGCTGCGAATCCGGCAGCGGGAACGTGCCGGCGAGGTCCAGCGGGTTCTGCGTGGCGACCACGAAAAACGGCTGCGGCAGCGCATGCGTCTGGCCGTCCACCGTGACCTGTGCTTCGGCCATGGCTTCGAGCAGCGCGCTCTGCGTCTTGGGCGTGGCGCGGTTGATCTCGTCCGCGAGCAGCAGGCCGGTGAAGATGGGGCCGGGATGGAAGCGGAACTGGCCGGTCTCGCGCTCGTAGACGCTCACCCCGATAATGTCGGACGGCAGCAGGTCGCTGGTGAACTGCACGCGCTGGAAGTCCAGCGCGAAGCTGGCCGCAAGCGCGTGGGCCAGCGTGGTCTTGCCTACACCGGGCACGTCTTCCAGCAGCAGGTGCCCACCGGCGACCAGGCAAGTGAAGGCGAGCTTCACCTGGCGCGGCTTGCCCAGCAGCACCTGGTTGACCTGCGCCATCGCGGCG
It contains:
- a CDS encoding DUF3488 and transglutaminase-like domain-containing protein, which produces MIGLFRRSHPEAPLDARTFDLLCLSAGVVLILHAMHLPIWLVAALAAVLALRWWQRRRRPGKAPVYLKLPLVALLAATVIFHYGNIFGREPGSALAVGLLVLKLLETETPRDAKVAVAFACFTLMAALLADQGMVATFVVTLGLLPAIATLRALQPARLPTTLPREMLPAIGLLAAALPLSLLAFVLVPRLDSPLWGAPPSAQARTGLSDRMSPGDFVDLLTDDHPALRASFDGGLPPPEQRYFRAYVMWQYDGRRWTSLPTGRQPVPVDYQDSIGYRISLEPTNQRILPALDVPLEAPPKAILGTDHELTSAKPVQDPLTYEVRSAVRYRLQPELDEISRRRALQLPAGFNPRTLALAAQWRQTFGDRSESIMKTALSMFHDGGFSYTLAPAPLGRDAVDDFLFSTHEGFCEHYASAFTVLMRAAGVPARVVTGYQGGYWNKLGQYLLVRQSDAHAWSEVWLAGRGWVRVDPTAAVRPERVSLGAAAAASAGQSGWQGLSWLRDLRNRWDVVNRWWSEGVIGFDALRQRGLLTPFGVRNTDTFTLSALLAASSVAFALLGLAWALWRRRDEDPLRAAMRALERKLAGAGVARRSSEGPQHYLQRAARALPGQRAQLDQLMRSYLDLRYAHDSPPPEPLRRFRRAVRDFRPRHVVK
- a CDS encoding DUF58 domain-containing protein; this encodes MAETYRRFQHWAERRLPALTRYRKPESLPIELHRRRIYIVPSGLGVAFGVLLLIMLAGSLNYANNAALLLTCLLAAACAASMLVAFRALDGLRLTAIQAGHAIAGEPMPLQLYVDAGLRTRQAIRVEVDGQTHAFAIPEREQLAVKVPLQTSMRGWQPLPRIQLWSSWPLGLFRAWSWLYPDMSVLVWPRPEAAGPPPRSPSDDPTHQRLHQGDDLAALRDYRAGDPQRRIAWKASARHEGLLVKDFEQPRPRQEWRLDWRDLRHLDSETRIARLARWLGEAEAQGVPFSLWLPGEEIGHGSGPAHYVRCMNALARLP
- a CDS encoding MoxR family ATPase, translating into MSAITPLHDDALHSRLDAAMAQVNQVLLGKPRQVKLAFTCLVAGGHLLLEDVPGVGKTTLAHALAASFALDFQRVQFTSDLLPSDIIGVSVYERETGQFRFHPGPIFTGLLLADEINRATPKTQSALLEAMAEAQVTVDGQTHALPQPFFVVATQNPLDLAGTFPLPDSQLDRFMLRLSLDYPDAAAERALLTGSDRRDLLAQLGPKLDGPALAALHRQAQAITASPALLDYLQALLAASRRHADIRVGLSPRAGLALLNASRTWAMLSGRGHVLPEDVQALFVPLAAHRLVPARGANGDTLARQLLAEVAVG